One window of Enterobacter sp. RHBSTW-00175 genomic DNA carries:
- a CDS encoding phosphoethanolamine transferase, protein MSTLFSQKLVDTPSRLAAFLTVVVSLLIVIGVNIVNAKYNAVINRTLVFVLILLTLKCINNKFIKNVLAVVLLIPVAADLTLQLYAWNNFNSAFSYGFALSVLNTTPGEASSMLGLYWRECIIFVAFSALFIYTANTGGWPVAPRFRRWPVIALALTLAAFIGQAWQHQLRRSNVESMAQRVVQATPVSTAKVFMQAIEDNAVVANIGNNIPDYKLTLSDTGIENYVLIIGESERTANMGIYGYQRDTTPELEKQKSQLLLFRNAVTPAPVTIMAVPLAMTADTVGKRDPHKYSDNVINIANKAGYDTYWFSRQGKGGAHNNVITGIAMNTRQHQWVEGGYDEDLLPLLNDALKKPGKKIIVLHLYGSHEPACRRFPASQAVLSGGSEADDCYDNSVRYTDTLMGNVFRTLENSRSSVMYFSDHGLIRDPQRSVVYSHGNVNPPREALQIPMFIWYGQQVDSKNKLIGDYDKPWSADDVNTLAELWLGIHRQGEPEQSVQSWLASYDKNVTVLDTTGKSYEWRNIR, encoded by the coding sequence ATGTCCACATTGTTTTCGCAAAAGTTGGTTGATACCCCTTCACGGCTTGCCGCTTTTTTAACTGTAGTTGTTTCCCTGCTAATAGTTATTGGCGTTAATATTGTAAATGCTAAATATAATGCGGTGATTAACCGAACGCTGGTTTTTGTACTGATATTGCTGACGTTAAAGTGCATAAATAACAAATTTATTAAAAACGTACTGGCGGTAGTTTTATTAATTCCAGTCGCGGCTGATCTTACCCTTCAGTTATATGCGTGGAATAACTTCAATTCAGCATTTAGCTATGGGTTTGCGCTCAGCGTATTAAATACCACGCCGGGTGAAGCCAGTTCGATGCTCGGGCTGTACTGGCGTGAATGCATTATCTTTGTGGCGTTTTCCGCGCTGTTTATCTATACCGCCAACACTGGCGGATGGCCTGTTGCACCACGTTTTCGTCGCTGGCCGGTTATTGCGCTGGCATTAACGCTCGCAGCCTTTATCGGCCAGGCCTGGCAGCATCAGCTCAGAAGAAGTAATGTTGAAAGCATGGCGCAGCGCGTTGTGCAGGCCACGCCAGTCAGTACTGCAAAAGTGTTTATGCAGGCGATAGAAGATAACGCGGTGGTCGCTAATATCGGCAATAACATTCCCGATTATAAACTCACGCTGTCGGACACCGGGATTGAAAACTATGTGCTGATTATTGGTGAGTCAGAGCGCACGGCAAACATGGGTATCTATGGTTATCAACGGGATACCACGCCAGAGCTGGAGAAACAAAAATCGCAGCTTTTGCTGTTCCGCAATGCTGTAACTCCCGCACCTGTCACCATTATGGCCGTGCCATTAGCAATGACAGCCGATACCGTGGGCAAGCGCGATCCGCATAAATACAGCGATAATGTCATTAATATCGCCAATAAAGCGGGATATGACACCTACTGGTTTAGCCGTCAGGGCAAGGGCGGGGCGCATAATAATGTCATTACTGGCATCGCCATGAACACCAGGCAGCATCAGTGGGTAGAAGGGGGCTATGATGAAGACCTGCTTCCGTTACTGAATGATGCGCTGAAAAAACCGGGCAAAAAAATCATCGTTTTGCACCTGTACGGTAGCCACGAGCCAGCCTGTCGACGTTTCCCGGCAAGCCAGGCCGTTCTGAGTGGCGGCAGCGAAGCCGATGATTGTTACGATAACTCGGTGCGTTACACCGATACTCTGATGGGAAATGTATTCCGTACTCTGGAAAACTCGCGTTCATCGGTGATGTATTTTTCCGATCACGGTCTGATTCGTGATCCGCAGCGTTCGGTGGTTTACTCTCACGGCAACGTTAACCCTCCCAGAGAGGCCCTGCAGATCCCGATGTTTATCTGGTACGGGCAACAGGTTGATTCTAAAAATAAACTCATCGGCGACTATGATAAGCCCTGGTCCGCTGATGATGTAAACACGCTCGCGGAGTTGTGGTTAGGCATTCATCGTCAGGGAGAGCCTGAGCAGTCGGTGCAGTCCTGGCTTGCCAGTTACGATAAGAATGTGACGGTGCTGGATACGACAGGTAAGTCGTATGAATGGCGCAATATTCGTTAA
- the rfaC gene encoding lipopolysaccharide heptosyltransferase RfaC, producing the protein MRVLIVKTSSMGDVLHTLPSLTDAMQAIPGIRFDWVVEEGFAQIPTWHEAVDRVIPVAIRRWRKAWFSAPIKAERKAFRDAVQAQHYDAIIDAQGLVKSAALVTRLAHGVKHGMDWQSAREPLASLFYNRRHHIAKQQHAVERTRELFAKSLGYAKPEMQGDYAISQHFLHNSQQLSAPYLIFLHATTRDDKHWPETHWRELIGLLGSAGLRIKLPWGAPHEEARAKRLAEGFDYVDVLPRMKLDGVAQELAGATAVVSVDTGLSHLTAALDRPNITLYGPTDPGLIGGYGKNQYICRPEHSSQLSDLSAAAVFAQLEPLLAAERAYV; encoded by the coding sequence ATGCGGGTATTGATCGTTAAAACCTCTTCGATGGGCGATGTACTGCATACGCTGCCGTCCCTTACGGACGCGATGCAAGCCATTCCCGGCATTCGTTTTGACTGGGTGGTGGAAGAAGGTTTCGCGCAGATCCCCACCTGGCATGAAGCGGTCGACCGTGTGATCCCGGTGGCTATCCGCCGCTGGCGTAAGGCGTGGTTCTCCGCACCGATTAAAGCCGAGCGCAAAGCGTTTCGCGATGCGGTGCAGGCTCAGCATTACGATGCCATCATCGACGCGCAAGGGCTGGTCAAAAGCGCCGCGCTGGTGACGCGCCTGGCGCACGGCGTAAAGCACGGCATGGACTGGCAAAGCGCCCGCGAACCGCTGGCAAGCCTGTTCTATAACCGTCGCCATCATATTGCGAAACAGCAGCACGCGGTGGAACGTACCCGTGAACTGTTCGCCAAAAGCCTGGGTTATGCCAAACCTGAAATGCAGGGCGATTACGCCATTTCGCAGCATTTCCTCCATAATTCACAGCAACTTAGCGCGCCTTATCTGATTTTCCTCCATGCCACCACCCGGGATGACAAACACTGGCCGGAAACCCACTGGCGTGAGCTGATCGGTTTACTGGGTAGCGCAGGTTTGCGCATCAAACTGCCGTGGGGTGCCCCGCATGAAGAGGCGCGCGCCAAACGCCTGGCAGAAGGGTTTGATTACGTGGACGTCTTGCCACGCATGAAGCTCGATGGCGTGGCACAAGAGCTGGCGGGCGCGACGGCAGTGGTATCGGTAGATACTGGCCTGAGCCACCTGACGGCCGCACTGGATAGACCTAATATTACGCTTTACGGCCCAACGGACCCGGGTCTTATCGGCGGCTACGGAAAAAATCAATATATCTGCCGTCCGGAACATTCATCGCAGCTGAGCGACCTCAGCGCCGCTGCGGTATTTGCGCAATTAGAGCCTTTGCTGGCAGCAGAGAGAGCCTATGTCTGA
- the rfaQ gene encoding putative lipopolysaccharide heptosyltransferase III encodes MSDFFSAERPPKRVLIIKLRHHGDVLLTSPVFTVLKKNWPNVEVDALVYDDTQAMLTSHPHIDQVHTIGRNWRKKGWFEQFRLYRALVNTLKGRQYDVLINLTEHWHGARLARRLKPRVSVGFKPDKRGGLARRRWVKSFTTLYPAIQDNSRHMVEVNLDALRRVGIHPQSDEDKHTLFVPGDAAETSIAEKLAGFGLQSKSYILVHPTSRWMFKAWDIKKLAATIDNLAARGLPIILSAAPSKEETAYMDELRAALTQPVFDLSGQLNLKELGALMKHARIYFGVDSMPMHLASAVGTPTVAIFGPTGAIKWAPWGVNYRVITAGFTCQPCGKAGCGDGGVSDCITAITPQQVLSAIDTLLLEYPA; translated from the coding sequence ATGTCTGATTTTTTCTCAGCGGAGCGCCCACCAAAGCGCGTGCTGATCATTAAGCTGCGTCACCACGGTGACGTACTGCTTACCTCGCCGGTCTTTACCGTGCTGAAAAAGAACTGGCCGAATGTTGAAGTCGACGCGCTGGTCTACGACGACACGCAGGCGATGCTGACCAGCCATCCGCATATCGATCAGGTGCATACCATTGGTCGCAACTGGCGCAAAAAGGGCTGGTTCGAGCAGTTCCGTCTGTATCGTGCTCTGGTCAATACGCTGAAAGGACGTCAGTACGATGTGCTGATTAACCTTACCGAACACTGGCACGGCGCGCGTCTGGCGCGTCGGCTGAAGCCGCGTGTCTCCGTCGGCTTTAAACCGGATAAACGCGGTGGACTGGCACGTCGTCGTTGGGTGAAATCCTTCACCACGCTCTACCCGGCGATTCAGGACAACAGCCGCCACATGGTGGAAGTGAATCTGGACGCCCTGCGTCGGGTAGGGATCCACCCGCAGTCTGATGAAGACAAACATACCCTGTTTGTACCGGGTGACGCGGCGGAAACCTCCATAGCTGAGAAACTGGCCGGATTTGGTCTACAGAGTAAATCCTACATTCTGGTGCACCCGACGTCGCGCTGGATGTTTAAAGCCTGGGATATCAAAAAGCTGGCGGCAACAATCGATAACCTGGCGGCTCGTGGCCTGCCGATTATCCTCTCTGCCGCGCCGTCAAAAGAAGAAACCGCGTATATGGATGAGCTGCGTGCTGCGCTTACCCAGCCGGTGTTTGATTTAAGCGGTCAGTTGAACCTGAAAGAGCTGGGTGCCCTGATGAAGCACGCGCGTATTTACTTCGGCGTTGACTCCATGCCAATGCACCTCGCCAGTGCCGTAGGGACCCCGACCGTGGCTATCTTTGGCCCAACCGGGGCAATCAAGTGGGCACCGTGGGGTGTGAATTATCGCGTGATCACCGCCGGATTTACCTGCCAGCCTTGCGGCAAGGCGGGCTGCGGTGACGGTGGCGTTTCCGACTGCATCACCGCCATTACCCCGCAACAGGTGCTGAGCGCTATTGATACCCTGCTGCTGGAATATCCTGCATGA
- the kbl gene encoding glycine C-acetyltransferase, with protein MRGDFYKQLNSDLDTARAEGLFKEERIITSAQQADITVADGSHVINFCANNYLGLANHPELIAAAKNGMDTHGFGMASVRFICGTQDSHKQLEKKLACFLGMEDAILYSSCFDANGGLFETLLGAEDAIISDALNHASIIDGVRLCKAKRFRYANNDMAELEVRLKEAREAGARHVLIATDGVFSMDGVIANLKGVCDLADKYDALVMVDDSHAVGFVGENGRGSHEYCDVMGRVDIITGTLGKALGGASGGYTAARKEVVEWLRQRSRPYLFSNSLAPAIVSASIKVLEMVESGAELRDRLWSNARLFREKMSAAGFTLAGADHAIIPVMLGDAVVAQNFARELQKEGIYVTGFFFPVVPKGQARIRTQMSAAHSPEQIERAVEAFTRIGKQLGVIA; from the coding sequence ATGCGTGGTGATTTTTACAAACAGTTAAACAGCGACCTGGACACCGCACGCGCGGAAGGGTTGTTCAAAGAAGAACGCATCATCACTTCTGCACAGCAGGCGGACATCACCGTCGCCGATGGCAGCCATGTGATCAACTTTTGTGCGAACAACTATTTAGGTCTTGCGAATCACCCTGAGCTGATTGCCGCTGCGAAAAACGGCATGGACACCCATGGTTTCGGTATGGCCTCCGTACGCTTTATCTGCGGTACGCAGGACAGCCACAAGCAGCTTGAGAAAAAGCTGGCGTGCTTCCTCGGAATGGAAGACGCGATCCTGTACTCCTCTTGCTTTGATGCTAACGGCGGCCTGTTTGAAACGCTGCTGGGCGCAGAAGATGCGATTATTTCCGATGCGCTGAACCACGCCTCCATCATCGATGGCGTGCGTCTGTGTAAAGCGAAGCGTTTCCGCTATGCCAACAACGATATGGCTGAACTGGAAGTACGCCTGAAGGAGGCGCGTGAAGCGGGCGCTCGCCATGTGCTGATCGCCACCGACGGCGTGTTCTCAATGGACGGCGTGATCGCCAACCTTAAGGGCGTGTGTGACCTGGCGGATAAATATGATGCGCTGGTGATGGTCGATGACTCTCATGCGGTGGGCTTTGTGGGCGAAAATGGTCGTGGTTCGCACGAATACTGCGACGTGATGGGCCGTGTGGACATCATCACCGGCACGCTCGGTAAAGCACTGGGCGGCGCGTCCGGCGGCTATACCGCAGCGCGTAAAGAAGTGGTCGAGTGGCTGCGTCAGCGTTCCCGTCCGTACCTGTTCTCCAACTCCCTGGCACCAGCCATTGTTTCAGCCTCCATCAAAGTGCTGGAGATGGTGGAATCAGGCGCGGAACTGCGTGACCGTCTGTGGTCCAATGCGCGTCTGTTCCGTGAAAAAATGAGTGCCGCAGGCTTTACCCTGGCCGGTGCTGACCACGCGATCATCCCGGTAATGCTGGGCGATGCGGTTGTGGCGCAGAACTTTGCCCGTGAACTGCAAAAAGAAGGGATTTACGTTACCGGGTTCTTCTTCCCGGTGGTGCCAAAAGGTCAGGCGCGTATTCGCACCCAGATGTCTGCGGCGCATTCGCCTGAACAAATTGAACGTGCGGTTGAAGCCTTTACCCGCATCGGCAAACAACTGGGCGTGATTGCCTGA
- the tdh gene encoding L-threonine 3-dehydrogenase, protein MKALSKLKAEEGIWMTDVPEPEVGHNDLLIKIRKTAICGTDVHIYNWDQWSQKTIPVPMVVGHEYVGEVVGIGQEVKGFKIGDRVSGEGHITCGHCRNCRGGRTHLCRNSVGVGVNRPGCFAEYLVIPAFNAFKIPDNISDDLASIFDPFGNAVHTALSFDLVGEDVLVSGAGPIGIMAAAVAKHVGARNVVITDVNEYRLSLARKMGVTRAVDVSKESLNDVMAELGMTEDFDVGLEMSGAPPAFRTMLDTMNHGGRIAMLGIPPSDMSIDWNKVIFKGLFIKGIYGREMFETWYKMAALIQSGLDLSPIITHRFSIDEFQQGFDAMRSGQSGKVILNWD, encoded by the coding sequence ATGAAAGCGTTATCCAAACTGAAAGCAGAAGAAGGGATTTGGATGACCGACGTGCCGGAGCCGGAAGTCGGTCATAACGATCTGCTGATCAAAATCCGTAAAACCGCCATCTGCGGTACTGACGTCCATATTTACAACTGGGACCAGTGGTCGCAGAAAACCATTCCGGTACCTATGGTGGTTGGCCACGAATATGTCGGCGAAGTGGTTGGCATTGGTCAGGAAGTGAAAGGCTTCAAAATTGGCGATCGCGTGTCTGGCGAAGGTCACATCACCTGCGGCCATTGCCGTAACTGCCGCGGTGGTCGTACGCACCTGTGCCGCAATAGCGTGGGTGTGGGTGTCAACCGTCCTGGCTGTTTTGCGGAATATCTGGTGATCCCGGCATTCAACGCGTTCAAAATCCCGGACAACATTTCCGACGATCTGGCCTCCATCTTCGACCCGTTCGGTAATGCGGTGCATACGGCGCTGTCGTTCGATCTGGTGGGTGAAGACGTGCTGGTGTCTGGTGCTGGTCCGATCGGCATTATGGCTGCGGCAGTGGCGAAACACGTCGGCGCGCGTAACGTTGTTATCACTGACGTGAATGAATATCGTCTGTCGCTGGCACGCAAAATGGGCGTTACCCGTGCTGTGGATGTCTCTAAAGAGAGCCTGAACGACGTGATGGCTGAGCTGGGCATGACCGAAGACTTCGACGTGGGCCTGGAGATGTCTGGCGCACCACCGGCGTTCCGTACCATGCTGGATACCATGAACCACGGTGGCCGTATCGCCATGCTGGGTATTCCGCCGTCAGACATGTCTATCGACTGGAACAAGGTGATCTTCAAGGGTTTGTTCATCAAAGGCATCTATGGCCGTGAGATGTTCGAAACCTGGTACAAGATGGCTGCACTGATCCAGTCTGGTCTGGATCTGTCGCCAATCATTACTCATCGCTTCTCCATCGATGAGTTCCAGCAGGGCTTTGACGCAATGCGTTCAGGCCAGTCCGGGAAAGTTATCCTGAACTGGGATTAA
- a CDS encoding glycosyltransferase family 4 protein produces MHIVHTEADGGKGGQPLRIINESLGMIQRGHQVTILCPETAPLHAMAKSAGLTVVTMPLKRKNLKNLQLLRRWLSDNRKSIDVINSHNSADTWLVALANLTLSNPVPLVRTRHASGVPRNNWTTRWLFRKACAHIVTTGEALRHQVANIGVPMSQSTSVPSGVDTQRFHPADKHDARVHCGLSQEDFWLGVVSHLRPNKGHSVLLRALAQIDNPHIKLAIVGEGPHKATLEQEIVGLELQQRVVMAGHQSDPERWFPAFDIALSPSHDMEGVPQGVLQSLASRIATIATDAGGTADAVIDGQTGILVAQRDEKALHDAIEKLYNDAALREKLAQQGYDYLSTHFTRECMLDAMEKVFSEAAQRSRSR; encoded by the coding sequence ATGCATATTGTTCACACTGAAGCAGACGGTGGTAAAGGCGGGCAGCCTTTGCGCATTATTAACGAATCGTTAGGCATGATTCAGCGTGGCCATCAGGTGACCATTCTTTGCCCGGAAACCGCGCCGCTGCACGCGATGGCGAAAAGCGCCGGGCTAACGGTTGTCACCATGCCGTTAAAGCGTAAGAACCTTAAAAATCTGCAATTGTTACGTCGCTGGCTGAGTGACAACCGTAAATCGATTGATGTCATCAATAGCCATAACTCAGCTGATACCTGGCTGGTGGCACTGGCAAACCTGACGCTGTCGAACCCTGTGCCGCTGGTGCGCACGCGCCATGCCTCTGGTGTGCCGCGTAATAACTGGACGACCCGCTGGCTGTTCCGTAAAGCCTGTGCCCATATCGTCACAACCGGTGAAGCGCTGCGTCATCAGGTGGCGAATATTGGCGTACCCATGTCCCAGAGCACATCCGTGCCGAGCGGTGTGGATACGCAGCGTTTTCACCCGGCGGATAAACACGACGCCCGCGTGCACTGTGGATTGTCGCAGGAGGATTTCTGGCTGGGGGTGGTGTCGCATCTGCGTCCGAACAAAGGCCACAGTGTGCTGCTGCGCGCCCTGGCGCAAATCGATAACCCACACATCAAGCTGGCGATTGTCGGGGAAGGGCCGCACAAGGCAACGCTGGAGCAGGAAATCGTCGGCCTGGAATTGCAACAGCGCGTAGTGATGGCGGGGCATCAAAGCGACCCTGAGCGCTGGTTCCCGGCGTTTGATATTGCGCTGAGTCCTTCACACGATATGGAAGGTGTTCCTCAGGGCGTTCTGCAATCGCTGGCGTCTCGTATTGCCACTATCGCGACCGATGCCGGCGGGACGGCGGATGCAGTGATTGATGGTCAGACGGGGATTCTGGTCGCCCAGCGTGATGAAAAAGCGCTGCACGATGCCATCGAGAAACTGTATAACGATGCAGCTCTTCGCGAGAAGCTGGCGCAGCAGGGTTATGATTACCTGAGCACCCACTTTACCCGCGAATGTATGCTGGACGCGATGGAGAAAGTCTTCTCTGAAGCGGCTCAGCGCAGCAGGTCGCGATAA
- the rfaF gene encoding ADP-heptose--LPS heptosyltransferase RfaF — protein MKILVIGPSWVGDMMMSQSLYRTLKARYPQAIIDVMAPAWCRPLLSRMPEVNDAIPMPLGHGALEIGERRKLGHSLREKRYDRAYVLPNSFKSALVPFFAGVPHRTGWRGEMRYGLLNDARVLDKAAWPLMVERYVALAYDKGVMRSAKDLPQPLLWPQLQVNDGEKSQTCNAFGISDERPMIGFCPGAEFGPAKRWPHYHYAELAKQLIDEGNQIVLFGSAKDHEAGNEILATLSTEQQAWCRNLAGETQLEQAVILIAACKAVVTNDSGLMHVAAALNRPLVALYGPSSPDFTPPLSHKARVIRLITGYHKVRKGDAAQGYHQSLIDITPERVLEELNELLLSEEG, from the coding sequence ATGAAGATACTGGTGATCGGCCCGTCATGGGTGGGCGACATGATGATGTCGCAAAGTCTCTATCGCACGCTCAAGGCGCGCTATCCCCAGGCGATAATCGACGTGATGGCACCTGCATGGTGCCGTCCGCTGTTATCGCGGATGCCTGAAGTAAACGACGCTATCCCGATGCCGCTGGGCCACGGGGCGCTGGAAATCGGTGAACGCCGCAAGCTCGGCCACAGCCTGCGCGAAAAGCGCTACGATCGCGCTTACGTGCTGCCCAACTCGTTTAAATCCGCCTTAGTACCCTTCTTTGCTGGCGTGCCTCATCGCACCGGCTGGCGCGGTGAAATGCGTTACGGCCTGCTGAACGACGCCCGAGTGCTGGATAAAGCGGCCTGGCCACTGATGGTGGAGCGCTATGTTGCGCTGGCCTACGACAAAGGCGTGATGCGCAGTGCGAAAGACCTGCCGCAGCCGCTGTTGTGGCCGCAGTTGCAGGTTAACGATGGCGAAAAATCCCAGACCTGCAACGCGTTTGGTATTTCGGACGAACGCCCAATGATCGGTTTCTGCCCTGGCGCAGAGTTCGGCCCGGCAAAACGCTGGCCGCACTATCACTACGCCGAACTGGCAAAACAGCTTATCGACGAAGGCAACCAGATTGTCCTGTTCGGCTCGGCGAAAGATCACGAAGCGGGCAATGAAATCCTTGCCACACTGAGTACAGAACAGCAGGCCTGGTGCCGTAACCTGGCCGGGGAAACCCAGCTGGAGCAAGCGGTTATTCTGATTGCCGCCTGTAAAGCCGTGGTCACCAACGATTCTGGCCTGATGCACGTTGCTGCTGCGCTTAACCGCCCGCTGGTTGCCCTTTATGGCCCAAGCAGCCCGGACTTCACCCCGCCGCTGTCACACAAGGCGCGTGTTATTCGCCTGATCACCGGCTACCACAAAGTGCGTAAAGGCGATGCGGCACAAGGCTATCATCAGAGCCTGATCGACATTACGCCAGAGCGCGTGCTCGAAGAGCTTAACGAACTGCTGTTGAGCGAAGAAGGATAA
- the rfaD gene encoding ADP-glyceromanno-heptose 6-epimerase, which produces MIIVTGGAGFIGSNIVKALNDKGITDILVVDNLKDGTKFVNLVDLNIADYMDKEDFLIQIMAGEEFGEIEAIFHEGACSSTTEWDGKYMMDNNYQYSKEILHYCLEREIPFLYASSAATYGGRTSNFIESREYEQPLNVYGYSKFLFDEYVRQVLPEANSQIVGFRYFNVYGPREGHKGSMASVAFHLNTQLNNGESPKLFEGSDSFKRDFVYVGDVAAVNLWFWENGVSGIFNLGTGRAESFQAVADATLAYHKKGSIEYIPFPEKLKGRYQAFTQADMTNLRAAGYDKPFKTVAEGVTEYMAWLNRDA; this is translated from the coding sequence ATGATTATCGTTACCGGCGGCGCGGGCTTTATCGGCAGCAATATTGTTAAGGCTCTCAATGACAAAGGCATCACCGACATCCTGGTGGTGGACAACCTGAAAGACGGCACCAAATTTGTAAACCTGGTGGATCTGAACATTGCTGACTATATGGATAAAGAAGACTTCCTTATCCAGATTATGGCAGGTGAAGAGTTCGGCGAAATCGAAGCTATCTTCCACGAGGGTGCATGCTCTTCCACCACCGAGTGGGACGGCAAGTACATGATGGACAACAACTATCAGTACTCCAAAGAGATTCTGCACTACTGCCTGGAGCGTGAAATTCCGTTCCTGTATGCCTCTTCTGCGGCAACCTACGGCGGCCGTACGTCAAACTTCATCGAATCCCGCGAATATGAGCAGCCGCTGAACGTATATGGCTACTCTAAGTTCCTGTTCGACGAATACGTGCGTCAGGTTCTGCCTGAAGCAAATTCCCAGATCGTGGGCTTCCGCTACTTCAACGTGTACGGGCCGCGTGAAGGCCACAAAGGCAGCATGGCGAGCGTTGCGTTCCACCTGAACACCCAACTGAATAATGGCGAAAGTCCGAAACTGTTCGAAGGCAGCGATAGCTTCAAGCGTGACTTCGTTTATGTTGGCGACGTTGCCGCGGTGAACCTGTGGTTCTGGGAAAACGGCGTGTCCGGTATCTTCAACCTGGGTACGGGCCGTGCAGAATCCTTCCAGGCCGTTGCGGACGCAACCCTGGCGTATCACAAAAAAGGCAGCATTGAATACATTCCGTTCCCGGAAAAGCTGAAAGGCCGCTACCAGGCATTCACTCAGGCTGACATGACCAACCTGCGTGCCGCGGGCTACGACAAGCCGTTCAAGACCGTTGCCGAAGGCGTAACGGAATATATGGCCTGGCTGAACCGCGACGCGTAA
- a CDS encoding glycosyltransferase family 4 protein, with protein sequence MKLAIVRQTYNPNGGAERFVSRALNVLAQDTTLDVTLIARQWEDASGWKTLTVNPPFRNRIARESGFAVEAASHFAQFDIVQSHERIPGATIFRAGDGVHATWLEQYGRILSPLARWAQSFSRYHRYILQAEAQMFTHPQLRTVICNSKMVRDDIARRFALSDDKLTVIYNGVDTAHFSPDVRALSQRAALGIPEDAPVLAYVGSGFSRKGVATALRAIVPHSDVWLLVAGRDKHARKFEKLAQTLGVASRVRFLGPVADVREVYGTADALILPTLYDPFPNVCVEALACGLPLLTSHGCGAAEWITEGQNGWVRDALDSEGYQQAIAHWLQGRGQGVDYSAAARATAEPYTLDRMAKELQALYRDLLR encoded by the coding sequence ATGAAGCTGGCGATCGTCCGACAGACCTACAACCCCAACGGCGGCGCGGAGCGTTTTGTTTCCCGCGCGCTGAACGTGTTGGCTCAGGACACAACCCTGGATGTCACGCTGATTGCCCGCCAGTGGGAAGATGCTTCAGGCTGGAAAACACTGACGGTAAACCCGCCGTTCCGTAACCGTATTGCCCGCGAGTCCGGGTTTGCGGTGGAAGCAGCCTCGCATTTTGCTCAGTTCGATATTGTGCAAAGCCATGAGCGAATTCCGGGGGCAACCATTTTCCGCGCAGGCGATGGCGTACACGCCACATGGCTTGAGCAGTATGGCCGCATTTTATCGCCGCTGGCACGCTGGGCGCAGTCATTCAGCCGTTATCACCGCTATATTTTGCAGGCTGAAGCGCAGATGTTTACCCATCCGCAACTGCGCACCGTTATCTGCAACTCAAAGATGGTGCGTGATGACATCGCCCGCCGCTTTGCTTTGTCGGATGACAAACTGACCGTGATCTACAACGGTGTGGATACGGCGCATTTCAGCCCGGATGTCCGCGCGTTGTCGCAGCGTGCTGCGCTCGGCATCCCCGAAGATGCGCCAGTGCTGGCGTATGTCGGGTCTGGTTTTAGCCGTAAAGGCGTGGCCACCGCGTTACGTGCCATTGTCCCGCATTCTGACGTCTGGTTGCTGGTTGCCGGTCGCGATAAACACGCGCGCAAATTTGAAAAGCTGGCACAGACGCTCGGCGTGGCGTCACGCGTGCGTTTCCTGGGGCCGGTTGCAGATGTGCGGGAAGTTTACGGCACGGCGGACGCGCTGATCCTGCCTACGCTCTACGATCCGTTCCCGAATGTCTGCGTGGAAGCGCTGGCCTGTGGTCTGCCGCTGCTCACCAGCCACGGCTGCGGCGCGGCAGAATGGATAACTGAAGGTCAAAACGGCTGGGTGCGCGACGCGCTCGACAGTGAAGGCTATCAGCAGGCTATCGCCCACTGGCTGCAAGGCCGTGGTCAGGGCGTTGATTATTCAGCAGCTGCTCGCGCAACCGCTGAACCCTACACCCTGGACAGAATGGCAAAAGAGCTCCAGGCGCTTTATCGCGACCTGCTGCGCTGA